The Gemmatimonadota bacterium genome includes a window with the following:
- a CDS encoding 2-oxoacid ferredoxin oxidoreductase translates to MSVETLPREEVEAKPVAPLKTKDFKGKVDPDWCPGCGDFGVLSSLQRACVNLGLRPHEILTISGIGCSSNFPGFFNSYGMHTLHGRALAVATGAQMANHELTVFVTGGDGDGYGIGGNHFTHTARRNVDLTYIVMDNQIYGLTTGQVSPTSSIDMRTKSTPFGSVEAPVNPITAAIMNGATFVARAFSGDARHLTGLIEQAVQHRGFALIDVFSPCVTFNKDNDYPFFKQRVKKLEDEGHDPGDWKTACE, encoded by the coding sequence ATGTCAGTGGAAACTTTACCACGCGAGGAAGTGGAAGCGAAACCGGTAGCGCCATTGAAAACGAAGGACTTCAAGGGCAAGGTGGATCCGGACTGGTGCCCGGGATGTGGTGATTTCGGCGTGCTGAGCAGCCTGCAGCGGGCCTGTGTGAACCTGGGTCTCCGGCCCCATGAGATCCTCACGATCAGCGGGATCGGCTGTTCCTCGAATTTCCCGGGGTTCTTCAACTCCTACGGCATGCATACGCTGCACGGACGTGCCCTGGCCGTGGCCACGGGCGCGCAGATGGCGAACCACGAACTCACCGTGTTCGTCACGGGGGGAGACGGTGACGGCTACGGGATCGGCGGGAACCACTTCACGCACACGGCGAGGCGCAACGTCGACCTGACCTATATCGTCATGGACAACCAGATCTATGGTTTGACCACGGGACAGGTGTCCCCTACCAGCAGCATCGACATGCGGACCAAGAGCACGCCCTTCGGTAGCGTGGAAGCGCCGGTGAACCCCATCACGGCGGCGATCATGAACGGCGCGACCTTCGTGGCCCGGGCTTTCAGCGGCGACGCCCGCCATTTGACCGGGCTCATCGAACAGGCCGTCCAGCATCGCGGCTTTGCTTTGATCGACGTATTCAGCCCCTGCGTCACGTTCAACAAGGACAACGACTACCCCTTCTTCAAGCAGCGCGTCAAGAAGCTGGAGGACGAAGGCCACGATCCCGGAGACTGGAAGACGGCCTGCGAG
- a CDS encoding 2-oxoacid:acceptor oxidoreductase subunit alpha, which yields MSSDQFDFAIAIGGAAGQGIATPGNVLARIFIRRGLHLNAYNAYQSIIRGGHIFLTMRISDHPVHNHGDKLDLLVCLNQDTMDRHLGLMGPGTRVLYNSDTITPGTPEDGVHLCPLPINELTDNNRNKLVQNTVALGTILYLLDVDFQILEDIITMQFQRKGQEVVDENVGVARAGYDYAAAHFEPFTQSLPSGGKPLAVWTGNDALAMGGASAGVKFYCAYPMSPSTGVLHWMAQNARELGIMVRQVEDEIGVANMAIGAAHVGCRSMCATSGGGFALMTEAVGSAAMMEIPVVFIDVQRAGPSTGVPTKTEQGDLWQILGASQGDFERFIVAPTDALDAFNTVPELFNLVDRFQCPGIVISDLLISEGTFSVDPDAIDMQPGIDRGDLITESGNGASDIPTGSQLSNGHGLIGAPSNGYLRYENTESGISPRALPGVEGYAHVVATDEHDEDGVLVSDEFTNPHKRRKMVEKRARKFKNVAERIDPPALSGSSAEDAEITLIGWGSTLGVIREAVEILHRDGVAVNHLPIKWIVPLHVDAIQEVFDNAKKTVIVENNYSGQFHRYLRSETGLSADGHIRKYDGEPFMPHHIVDGVRELLAGTTDIFVPYQEVIV from the coding sequence ATGAGTTCTGACCAATTCGACTTTGCCATTGCCATAGGCGGCGCCGCGGGCCAGGGTATCGCCACACCGGGCAACGTACTCGCCCGGATATTCATTCGCCGCGGACTGCATCTCAACGCCTACAATGCCTACCAGTCGATCATCCGGGGCGGTCATATCTTCCTCACGATGAGGATCAGCGATCATCCGGTCCACAACCACGGCGATAAGCTCGACCTGCTGGTCTGCCTGAACCAGGATACGATGGACCGGCACCTGGGCCTCATGGGACCCGGTACGAGGGTCCTCTACAACAGCGACACCATCACACCCGGTACGCCGGAAGACGGCGTGCACCTCTGCCCGCTGCCCATCAACGAACTGACCGACAACAACCGCAACAAGCTCGTGCAGAACACCGTGGCGCTCGGGACGATCCTCTACCTGCTCGACGTGGACTTCCAGATCCTGGAAGACATCATCACCATGCAGTTTCAGCGCAAGGGGCAGGAAGTGGTCGACGAGAACGTGGGCGTGGCCCGCGCGGGATACGACTACGCAGCGGCGCACTTCGAACCCTTCACGCAGTCCCTGCCCTCCGGCGGCAAGCCGCTTGCCGTATGGACGGGTAACGACGCGCTGGCCATGGGCGGCGCGTCCGCCGGGGTCAAGTTCTACTGCGCCTATCCCATGAGTCCCTCCACGGGTGTCCTCCACTGGATGGCGCAAAACGCGCGGGAACTGGGCATCATGGTGCGCCAGGTCGAAGACGAGATCGGCGTGGCCAACATGGCCATCGGCGCAGCCCACGTGGGCTGCCGGTCCATGTGCGCCACGTCGGGCGGCGGTTTCGCTTTGATGACCGAGGCCGTGGGCAGCGCGGCCATGATGGAAATCCCGGTCGTCTTCATCGACGTGCAGCGCGCCGGTCCATCCACGGGCGTGCCGACCAAGACGGAGCAGGGCGATCTCTGGCAGATTCTCGGCGCGAGCCAGGGCGATTTCGAGCGGTTCATCGTGGCGCCGACCGATGCGCTGGACGCCTTCAATACCGTACCCGAACTGTTTAACCTGGTGGATCGATTCCAGTGCCCGGGCATCGTGATATCCGATCTGCTGATCTCCGAAGGCACCTTCAGCGTCGATCCGGACGCCATCGACATGCAACCCGGAATAGACCGGGGCGACTTGATCACCGAGTCCGGTAACGGCGCGAGCGACATCCCGACGGGTTCGCAGCTTTCCAACGGGCACGGCCTCATCGGCGCGCCGAGCAACGGTTACCTTCGATACGAGAACACGGAAAGCGGGATTTCTCCCCGCGCGCTGCCGGGTGTGGAAGGATACGCCCACGTGGTGGCCACCGACGAACACGATGAAGACGGCGTCCTGGTCAGCGACGAATTCACCAATCCCCACAAGCGGCGCAAGATGGTGGAAAAGCGGGCCCGCAAGTTCAAGAACGTCGCGGAGCGCATCGACCCGCCGGCGCTCTCGGGTTCGAGCGCCGAAGATGCCGAGATCACGCTCATTGGCTGGGGATCGACCCTCGGCGTGATCAGGGAGGCGGTGGAAATCCTGCACCGCGATGGCGTCGCCGTAAACCACCTGCCGATCAAGTGGATCGTCCCCCTGCACGTGGACGCCATCCAGGAAGTTTTCGACAACGCGAAAAAGACCGTGATCGTGGAAAACAATTATTCCGGCCAGTTCCACCGGTACCTGCGCAGCGAGACCGGGCTTTCGGCCGACGGCCACATCCGGAAGTACGACGGCGAGCCGTTCATGCCCCATCATATCGTGGACGGCGTCCGGGAGCTGCTGGCCGGAACGACGGACATCTTCGTGCCCTATCAAGAAGTCATCGTCTAA
- a CDS encoding phytanoyl-CoA dioxygenase family protein — protein MNGADIVSRYEEDGYVVLPGVIDGGLTAEAQGHVEWMGEKYPDVRPEQYHHHLIVDDPFWIRLCTDPRLIDVIEPFLGPDIALFAAHYISKPPGDGQPVLWHQDGNYWPLEPMEVITIWLAVDDSTPENGCMRVIPGSHRGQNLYRHRRTEGDNVLSSELDVKVDESEAVDVVVPAGGVSLHDPYLIHGSKANLSDRRRCGLTLRYIPTTTRIKRENFPAYLCRGKAADGINHYPPLPRFRPGDHYPFKGCDRPPWI, from the coding sequence TTGAACGGCGCCGATATCGTAAGCCGGTACGAAGAAGACGGCTATGTCGTCCTGCCCGGGGTCATCGACGGCGGCCTGACCGCCGAGGCCCAGGGCCATGTCGAGTGGATGGGAGAGAAGTACCCCGACGTCCGGCCGGAGCAGTACCATCACCACCTCATCGTGGACGATCCGTTCTGGATCCGCCTCTGCACCGATCCCCGGCTCATCGACGTCATCGAACCCTTTCTGGGGCCCGACATCGCGCTCTTCGCAGCCCATTACATCAGCAAACCGCCCGGTGACGGGCAGCCGGTGCTGTGGCACCAGGACGGGAACTACTGGCCGCTGGAACCCATGGAAGTCATTACCATCTGGCTGGCCGTGGACGACTCGACCCCGGAGAACGGCTGCATGCGGGTCATCCCCGGCAGCCACAGAGGCCAGAATCTGTACCGGCACCGTAGAACCGAAGGGGACAACGTATTGAGTTCGGAACTGGATGTGAAGGTGGATGAATCCGAGGCGGTCGATGTCGTCGTGCCGGCGGGCGGCGTATCCCTGCACGATCCCTACCTGATACACGGTTCGAAGGCCAACCTGTCCGACCGGCGCCGGTGCGGACTGACCCTCCGGTATATACCCACGACCACGCGCATCAAGCGCGAGAACTTCCCCGCCTACCTGTGCCGGGGCAAGGCCGCGGACGGAATCAACCACTATCCTCCGCTCCCCCGGTTCCGGCCCGGCGATCACTACCCGTTCAAGGGCTGCGACCGGCCGCCCTGGATCTGA